In one Lolium rigidum isolate FL_2022 chromosome 3, APGP_CSIRO_Lrig_0.1, whole genome shotgun sequence genomic region, the following are encoded:
- the LOC124695717 gene encoding glucan endo-1,3-beta-glucosidase 11-like, with protein MSIDDYTKSLYQVAAEFSLPPPHKLLSSPQLHCRTFHVLPRAAHVALTMPLLLLLLMLLLPAEPEATSSALLGISYGRVANNLPPTTSALQLLAGLGLGRVRLYDADPATLRAFANTGVELIVGVPDECLAAVSTPSGASSWVRSVIQPALPATKIAILTVGNEVLTGDNSSALSRSLLPAMQCIHDALAQLGLDKQVAVTTAHNLGVLATSYPPSSAYFRKDLLPILCPILDFHARTGSPFLVNAYPYFAYAGDSTGVDLDYALLEPGHGGVPDPSSGLHYPNMLVAQVDAVYHAIAAANRAAARAVEVRVSETGWPSAGDANETGATPQNAARYNGNVMRLVSEGKGTPLRPDGALRVYMFALFNENMKPGPSSERNYGLFKPDGTPAYELSYRLPKENTTSGAGGGGITVAGGNNGHGDGPQDAGYYSISASPKANVVSYAFRSCLLLSVVSWSMLCIDSFSVKAFTFA; from the exons ATGAGCATAGATGACTATACCAAGAGCCTCTACCAGGTGGCGGCTGAG TTCTCACTCCCTCCGCCTCACAAGCTGCTGAGCTCGCCGCAGCTACACTGTCGTACTTTCCACGTCTTGCCTCGCGCAGCACACGTTGCCTTGACAATGCCGCTCCTTCTCCTTCTGCTCATGCTCCTTCTACCCGCCGAGCCCGAGGCCACGTCGTCCGCGCTGCTGGGAATCAGCTACGGCCGGGTGGCGAACAACCTCCCGCCCACGACATCTGCCCTGCAGCTTCTCGCCGGCCTCGGCCTTGGCCGTGTCCGCCTCTACGACGCTGACCCAGCCACCCTCCGCGCCTTCGCCAACACGGGCGTCGAGCTCATTGTCGGCGTCCCCGACGAGTGCCTCGCCGCCGTCTCCACCCCCTCCGGCGCCTCCTCCTGGGTCCGGTCCGTCATCCAGCCCGCACTCCCGGCCACCAAGATCGCCATCCTCACCGTCGGAAACGAGGTGCTCACCGGCGACAACAGCTCCGCGCTGTCGCGCTCGCTCCTCCCGGCTATGCAGTGCATCCACGACGCGCTCGCGCAGCTCGGCCTCGACAAGCAGGTCGCCGTCACCACCGCGCACAACCTCGGCGTGCTCGCCACGTCATACCCGCCCTCGTCGGCCTACTTCCGCAAGGACCTCCTTCCCATCCTCTGCCCGATCCTCGACTTCCACGCTCGCACCGGCTCGCCGTTCCTCGTCAACGCCTACCCCTACTTCGCCTACGCCGGGGACTCCACCGGCGTCGACCTCGACTACGCGCTACTTGAACCCGGCCACGGCGGAGTCCCCGACCCGTCTTCCGGGCTGCACTACCCCAACATGCTCGTAGCCCAGGTGGACGCCGTGTACCACGCCATCGCGGCGGCCaaccgcgcggcggcgcgcgcggtggAGGTGCGCGTGTCGGAGACCGGGTGGCCGTCGGCCGGTGACGCCAACGAGACCGGCGCGACGCCGCAGAACGCAGCGAGGTACAACGGTAACGTCATGCGCCTCGTCTCCGAGGGCAAGGGCACGCCGCTGCGTCCGGACGGAGCGCTGCGCGTCTACATGTTCGCGCTCTTCAACGAGAACATGAAGCCCGGCCCGTCCTCGGAGCGCAACTACGGACTCTTCAAGCCAGACGGCACGCCGGCGTACGAGCTCTCCTACCGCCTGCCCAAGGAGAACACCACTTCCGGAGCAGGCGGCGGTGGCATTACCGTCGCCGGCGGGAACAATGGCCACGGCGACGGGCCTCAGGACGCCGGCTACTACAGCATCTCGGCATCCCCAAAAGCGAACGTGGTGAGCTATGCTTTTCGCTCTTGTTTATTGCTATCAGTAGTCTCATGGTCCATGCTTTGCATCGATTCCTTTTCGGTAAAAGCTTTTACTTTTGCGTAA